The window GGCCCCGGAGGAGGCGCTGCATCGCGAGCTGATGGAGGAGCTGGGCTGCGAGGTGGAGGTGTTGCAAGCCGGGCCACCCGTGCTGCATGAGTATGACTGGGGCTGGATACGCCTGTTTCCCTTTGTGTGTGTGCTGAGCCCCGGAAGCGCTGAACCACACCCGCATGAGCACACGGAACTGATTTGGGTTTTTCAAAAAAATCTCGAGCGCCCAGACCTTGCCCCGGCTGATGTGCCAGTGGTCCATTGGCTGTGCAATCCGGCCTAGATCCTGCGACACAAGTCGTTGATGCTAAGGATATTGCGAATTTTTAAAGCGCACGCTTTGCGCTGAAAATCGGGTAAAAACCCCCGCTTTATTACACAAATCTTGATATTTCGATATTTTTAAAGTTTTCTATAATTATTTGATATTTGATACAAACCATGACAAATTTCTGACGTTATCTTGAAATTTGCCATGCACACCGCCGCCCCACTCACCAGTTCGGAAATGGCTTTTGTTACTTTTGACCTGCTCAGTTTTGGAGAGATTTTGGTGCCTGACCATCCTTTGAGGTTTGGCTTTCAGGTGGACATCGTACCCTCGCAGAATGCTTGTCGTCAGATCGTGATTGGCCTGGTTTCGAAACCTCGCGAAGCGGGGGAATCGACGGGCCGGACCCATGGGTTTGCGGTGCGGGTGGATCTCGAAACCGGGGAAATTTGGGATCTGCTGAACGACAGCGGGCTGGTGGGGTGGATCGAACGGCCCATGAGCAGCTTTACGGATGAAGAGCCGCTGCTGCTGAACTGGGAGGTGGATCACCACGGGGCGGCCCTGATCCCCCGGCTGCAGATCGCAAATGAAGTCTTCCTCTATCCGGCCCTGCTGTACACCGATGGTATGGTGATGGAAACGCTAGCCGGCAGTGAATCCGAGTCTGGGGTGCAGGCGTCATTTTTGCATCCGGCGGTGTGGAAAGAGTCTTTCTAAAACACGCCCAAAGCCCTGACCGAAGGCCAAGTGGGGGTTGCCAACCTGATTTCTCCTCGCTATCGCCTGAGGATGCCCATCACCCCTGAAAGCCGCATTCTCGTCACCGGTGGCGCCGGATTTATCGGTAGCGCCCTCGTCTGGGAACTGAATCGCCGCGGCTGTGAAAACATCATCGTCTCTGACCGCCTGTGCACGGACGAGAAGTGGAAGAACCTGGTGCCGCTGAAGTTCCACGACTACGTGGACGGAGGGGACCTGGAAAAGCATCTGCGCAGCTCACCGGAGAGCCTGGGACAGTTCGATGTGATCCTGCACCTGGGTGCGTGCTCTGCCACGACCGAAAAGGATGCCGACTACCTGATGCGGAACAATTACGAGCTGACGAAGATCCTGTGCGAATGGGCGCTGTCCAGGGGCACGCGGTTTGTCTATGCCTCCTCCGCAGCGACCTACGGTGACGGTGCGCATGGGATGGATGACCAACTGGAAAATCTGCATCAACTGCGGCCGCTGAACATGTACGGCTACTCGAAGCACCTCTTTGACCTGCACGCGAAACGCACACGGATGCTGAACCAAGTGGTGGGCATGAAGTACTTCAATGTCTATGGCCCGAACGAAGATCACAAGGCGGACATGCGAAGCGTGGTGCACAAGGCCTATGGCCAGATCCTGAACACCGGGAAGGTGCAGCTCTTCAAGTCCCACCGGCCCGACTACAAGGACGGCGAGCAGATGCGCGACTTTTTGTATGTGAAGGACGCCATCCGGATGACTCTGCACCTGGCGGAGCAGACCACGGCGAACGGGCTTTTCAATCTGGGATCCGGGCAGGCGCACACGTGGGTGCAACTCGCCCAGGCCATCTTTGCAGCCCTGGGCAAGGAGCCTAACATTGAGTTTGTGGACATGCCGGAACACCTTCAGTCCAAGTACCAGTATTACACCTGTGCGGACATCACCAAGCTGCGGGAGTCCGGCTACACGCAGGATCTTTTCACGCTGAATGAAGCGGTGCGCGATTATGTGCAGGGCTACCTGGTGGGGGACAAGCGGTTGGGTGACGAAGGGGTGTGAGGGAGGAGCTCAGTGCTCAGTGCGAGGGGGGAGGGGCGAGGGGTGAGCGAAGGTTCAAAGAACGGGGCTTGGCAAGCCCCGCTCCTTGGGGGTGTGGGGAAGCTCGGGGATGACGTGATCGGACGGGGGCGGACGACGAGCGATGGGACCTATGCGTCGCATAGGTCCTATGAAGCTGGGGCGGACGGGGCCGGGTGAGCTTTCGAAAGCGCCAGGGGACTGGCGCAGTCCAGGACGCTTCGCGGCAGCGGGGATTTCCTGTGGCAATGCGGCATGCATCTGCAAGCGCATTATTTGTTAGGCGAAAAGCCTTTGACTGCCTTTGACTGCCTTTGACTGCCTTTGACTGCCTTTGACTGCCTTTGACTGCCTTTGACTGCCTTTGACTGTGGGCTGTTTTCTGGGCACCCAGGTGGGCGGAACCCGGATCAGTCGGCTGGCTTGGGAGGTGGGGAGTCCTGGGGGCCGGCCTCTTTGGCACGGCGTTCGCGGGCGGCCTGGAATTCCTTGCCGACGGCTTCGCGGTAACGTTCGCGGAGCTTTTGGACGGCTTGTACACGCTCTTCACCGGCGGTGGATTCCACGCGAGTGATGGCCTCGCGAACGAGCGGGTAGGCGACGACGCGTTCGTGAAGCTTGCGGGTTTCTTCGCGCCGTTCCGGACGGGAAAAGCTGAGAAGCTCCATGCCCATGCGCTGGACCATGATTTTGGGGAACTCGCTGGAGTCGGTGGCGGGGAGCTTGGGCAGCTCGCGGGGATCGAAATGGTCTTTGGGCTCGATCTTGGCGAGGATGGCGGCGGCTTCGGGGTCTATCTTGATGAGGGATTCGCGGATGGTGTCGCGCATTTCTTCATTGGCACGCATGGCTTTGTCCTTGGCCTCGATGACTTCCGGACGGCTCCAGACCTTGTCCAGGGCCTCGCGGACACGCTTTTTCTCGTCCTCGGGCAGCTTGTCAAAACCGTCATGACGCATGGGGGGCCTGCCACCGAAACCGGGCATGCCGCCACGCCTGTCGCTGCGATCACGATCGCCACGGTCTCCCCGGTCACCTTTCGGAGGGCCGTAGTGGGCAGGGGGTTTGTCACCACGTTCGCCTTTGGGCGGCGGGGGAGGCTCTGCGCGGGCGACCGTTGCCAGGGCCAGCAGGAGGCCAGGGAGTGCCAGGAATCGTGTCATCGCGTCAATTTTCATCGGATCGGAGGGGTGCGCAACCTCTGAACGGGAAGGTGCAGAGATCGGTGAGGTAAACCCTGGGAGTGGGGATGAGTTGCGCAGCGAGGGCGTCTTCCTTTCATGAAGGGAGGAGCTGGCCTGTGCATGGCTAGGCGAATGGATGGCGTGAAAAGGAACTCGACGACTCCCCTGCCCTGGCGACTTTCACGGTAGCCATGCTGCACCACCTGTCTTTCTGCGTCAGCGATCTGGCGCGCTCGTCCGCCTTTTATGATGCTGTGCTAGGGGCGCTGGGCTATGTGCAGGTGTGGGCAGATGATACGGCGGTGGGTTATGGGGTAGTGGGTGGGGAGGACCAGTTTGCCATCAAGCTGAGGCCAGGCCCGGTGACGGTGCCGAAATCGGGCTTTCATGTGGCCTTTGTCGCGGCATCCCGGGAGGCGGTGGTGAACTTCCACGCCGAGGCGCTGCGACATGGGGGGGCGGGACAACGGGGTGCCGGAGCTGTGCCCTGAGTATGGTGCCCATTACTTTGCAGCCTTCGTCTTTGATCCGGATGGGTACCCCATCGAGGCTGTGATCTGTGATCCGGTGTAATACGGTTTAGCGTGATGGATGGGTTTAATCGCGGCAGTTCGGGCGTCGCGCTGCGACGCGATGAGTGAAAGCGGTGTGCGCGCCACAACCGCGCCTTGAAAGGCGCGGCTAAGATACGGACGCCGCTCTGCGGCTGGGGAAAGAGGCATCGGGATGCGTATCAGGCCAAGGAGACATGAAGCTTGGTTTCACCAACCAGTGCGGCTAAATCGTATAAGCTTCTGCCGTGACAGTGCGGGCAGGCTTTGTGTAGCATGGGCGGATGATGTTTCGTTTGATCAAACGCCTGCGGGTGTTGCTGGCGGGCGGGCTGTTGTTTGCCCTGTGGTTCTTCGCGCCGCGCCAGGCGGACATGGAGCAATTTGACCCTGCGGAGATGGGGCGGCTGGAGTCTGACATGTGGCGGCACTACTATGAGAAAAGCTATGTGAGGCTGGGGGCGGATCTGTTTCTGGCCTCGCATGGGCAATACGGATTTTCGCCCTGGGACAGTGTGCGCATGGCCTGGCATGCGGCGAAGGCGGCACGGCTGACGCAGCCGAGCCAACCCCGCGCACAGGCCTTTGCGGTGGGAATCCCGCCGCTGGTGAAATATTATGAGGTGATCCAGAAGGCGACGGGATCTCCCTGGAAGCCGGAGGAGATGGCCCCGCTGGAGCTGGAATGGTGGGTGATGCGACGGGAGAAGGCGACGTGGCCGCAGTATGGCGAGACCATCAGCCAACTGACGGCGATGACCTACCAGGTGCCGATAGAAAGGGTGCGCGAAGCATGCCTGCTGAGGGCGGAGATGATGGACTACCGCGACCAGCGCCGCAACGGAGGCATGAAACCGGAGGACTGGGAGCACATCTCCAAGGAACTGGGAAGATCCTGGCAAATGCTGAAAACGGCCGTCACGACCCGCCCGCCCTGAGCGGACGGGGGGAAGTAGGGCGAATCAAAGCGCGAGGGTGCGCTGGATCCGGCCCAGCGTGCTGGCCTGGCCAATGAGGTGGGCGATGGTGCTGACCCCAGGCCCACGTGACTGGCCGCTGAGGGCAAAACGCAGCAGCGGCATGAGAGCCCCTGGCTTGACACTGGCGCCTTTGGCGGCGTCTTCGATGGCGGTGTGCACGCTGGCTTCAGTCCATTCGGTGAGAGCTGCGAAGGCGGCGGCGGCAGCCTGAAGGAGCGCGGGGTTCTCCGGCTTGGCCTTGAGCTTGGTCACGACATCGGCCTCGAAGGGATAGTCTTCGCGGAAGAAGTAGTGCACCCAATCGGGTATCTCCGTCAGCAGGCTGACCTTTTCTTTCACGCTGTAAACTGCGGCGGCGGCCACGGCTTCATCGGTGATGACGAGACCGGCTTTGTCGAGGAAGGGACGGGCGGCGGCGAAGAGGTTTTCCGGGCTGAGGGCGCGGAGGTACTGCGCATTGAACCAACTGCATTTCTGCATGTCAAAGCGGGCATTCGAGCTGTGGATTTCTGCGGGCTCAAAGAGGCTGGTGAGGGTGGTGCGGTCGAGGACTTCGGCCTCGGTGCGGGGGGTCCAGCCGAGCAAGCAGAGGTAATTGAACACGGCATCCGGGAGGAAGCCGCCATTCATGTAGCTGCTCTCGATAGCGCTGCCGGCATCACGCTTGCTCATCTTGGAGCTGTCGCTGTTCAGGATGAGGGGGATGTGGGCGTAGGTGGGCGGGGTGGCCCCGAAGGCATTGAAGAGATCGATGTGCTTCCAGGTATTGGAGAGGTGGTCCTCGCCACGGAAGACGTGGGTCATCTTCATTTCGATGTCGTCCACGACATTGACGAAATGGAAGATGTAGCTGCCATCGGGACGGCGGAGGGTCATGTCCGGCTCCTCGGTCGGGGCGAAAGTGACATCGCCGCAGACGAGGTCGTGCACGGTGATGGCGGTGCGGCTGAATTTGAAACGGACGGCACCATTTTCTTCCACGTAGGTGCGGCCATCGGCGGTGAGCCTAGCGAGGTAACGGTCGTAGATATCCTTGCGCTGGCTCTGGTAATAGGGGCCGTAGTCGCCGCCCTTTTCGGGGCCTTCGTCCCAGTCGAGGCCGAGCCATTTGAGGCCCTTGAGGATACCTGCGGAGGCTTCTTCGGTGTTGCGTGCGCCGTCGGTGTCCTCAATGCGCAGGATGAAGGTGCCGCCGTTTTTGCGGGCGAAGAGCCAGTTGAACAAAGCTGTGCGGGCACCACCGACGTGGAGGTCACCGGTGGGGGAGGGAGCGAAGCGGACGCGGATCATGGTTTTGGGGCCGTCAAGAAAGGGCAAGCGACGGGAGAGTCAACCGAGGAAGGCGGCTTTGCATGGCTGCGGTTTTACACCTTATTCAGGGGGGACTCGCCCCCTGCCCGGCTCATTTCATGAGTTTTTGATAATGCGAGAGGGCGGTGGCATTGTGCCGCTGGATGACCTGTGTGAGCTTTTCCACATCGCCTTGACGAAAGGCGCGGACAATGGCGCGATGGTCTTTGTTGGCCTGTTCCGGGCTGGGGGGCTGGGTGCCTTGGAAGGCGAGGCGATGGAGGCGTTCCCATTCGGCCAGGATGGATTGCAGCCCCTGCTCGGCCCGCGTGAAACCTGCGATGCGGCAGGGCAACAGATGAAATTGGCGATTGGCCTGCTCGAACCCCGCGGTGTCGCCACTGATGGCGGTGGTTTCCAGGGTGTGGAGGATGGCGTCCAGTTCGGCCAGATCGACCTCGGTCATTCGCGGCAGGGCGTGGATGGCGGAAGCGGTCTCAAGGGCCCCCAGCAGGGCAAAGATTTCAACGAGGGCCGAAACATCCACCGGGGTGACACGGACGCCGGTGTGGGCGCGGATTTCGACGAGGCGCTCCGACTGAAGCTGACGCAGGGCCTCACGCACGGGGATGATGCTGACCTGGAATCGTTTGGCCAAGGCATCGATGACAAGGACCTCCCCTGGCTGCAGGCGGCCGCCCATGATCTCGGCACGTAAGGCATCGTACACGGCGCGCTGCTTGGTGGGGATGGCGACCGGATTCGTGTCAGCGGCGGGCTTGGGGAGAGATTTGGGCATGGACGAATCTGGAAGCGGGATTGAAAACTCGCTTGCCATATATCATATATGATTTAAAAAGCAACACGCAATCCCATGGATTGCCGTGGACCAACCTTTCTTCATCATGAGCATCCAACGCATCGGCATCATCCTCAACGGCGTCACCGGACGCATGGGCACCAATCAGCACCTCGTGCGCTCTATCCTGGCTATCATCCGCCAGGGCGGCATCAAGGTTTCCGATGAACTGACGCTGATGCCAGACCCGATCCTCACCGGGCGCAGTGCGAGCAAGCTGCAAGAACTGGCGGCGAAACATAGCTGTGAAAAAACGGGGCCGCTGAAGACCAGCACGGATCTCGCGGCGGTGCTGGCCGACCCGGCTTACCCGATTTTCTTTGATGCTTCCGGCACGCTGCACCGCGCCCGGTTTGTGGAGATGGCGGCGGCAGCGGGCAAAGCAGTCTATTGTGAAAAGCCAACGGCGGTGGAGACTGCGGAGGCCCTGCGCTTGGCCGAAGTGTGCGAGAAGGCGGGCATCAAAAACGGCGTGGTGCAGGACAAGCTGTGGCTGCCGGGCCTGCGCAAGCTGGCGCTGCTGAAGTCGCAGGGATTCTTTGGCCGCATCCTGAGCGTGCGCGGTGAGTTTGGTTACTGGGTCTTCACCGGTGAGCATGAGGGCCAGCCTGCGCAGCGCCCTTCCTGGAACTACCGCAAGGCCGACGGCGGCGGAATCATCGTGGACATGCTGTGCCACTGGCGCTACGTGATTGATAATTTGTTCGGCGAAGTGACGGCGGTTTCCTGCCTTGGGGCCACCCACATCCCGCAGCGAGTGGACGAGAAAGGCGAGACGTACAACTGCGACACCGATGACAGTTGCTACGCCACCTTTGAAACGGCCGACAATGTGGTCTGCCAGTTCAACAGCTCCTGGAACGTGCGTGTGCGCCGCGATGACCTCTTAACGTTGCAGGTGGATGGCACCCACGGCTCGGCCATGGTGGGGCTGCGCAAGTGCTGGTTCCAGTCCATGGCGGGCACACCCAAACCGGTGTGGAACCCAGACATTGACAGCCCGATCAATCATTACAACCACTGGCAGGAAGTGCCGGACACGGCGGAGTATGACAACGCCTTCAAAATTCAGTGGGAGATGTTCATCAAACACGTCGCGCTGGATACGCCCTTCCGCTGGACCTTGCGTGAAGGTGCCAAGGGCGTGCAACTGGCAGAGCTGGGCCTGCAGAGCTGGGCCGAGCGCAAGTGGCTGAACGTGCCGAAGATCTGAGGCTAACCATTGAGAGCGTGGAGGAGAAACGCGGTTGCGGTCTCCTCCACGTTATTTGTGTTTTGGTGCCGATGCCTGACGGATCAGCCCACGACGTTGACGGGTTTTCCGTCGAGGAAGGCCTGCAAATTGGAAGCCGTCGCCGCAATCAGGCGGATGCGGGCCTCACGGCTGGCCCAGCCGATGTGGGGGGTGATGAGGCAGTTTTTGGCTCCGATCAACGGATTGCCATCCTTGGGCGGCTCCACCGAAAGGACGTCCAACCCGGCACCGGCAATGCGGCCACTGTTTAGCGCGGCAGCCAGGGCAGCCTCATCCACCAGAGGACCACGGCCCGTATTGATGATGAAGGCGGACTCCTTCATGAGGCCAAGGGTGCGGCCATTGACGAGGTGCTTGGTGGCATCGGTCAGCGGACAGTGCAGACTGATGGCGTCACTCTGCGCAAAGACTTCGTCAATGCTGGCTGGGGTGACACCATCTGGAGGCGACGTTTTCCAGTCACGCTTGCTGGCAAGGACCTTCATTCCGAAAGCCACGGCAATGCGACCAACGGCGGCACCAATGTCGCCATAACCAATGATGCCGAGCGTGCGTCCGCTGAGTTCGATGATGGGATAATCCCAGTAGCAGAAGTCTGGGCAAGCCTGCCAGCGGCCTTCGGCGACGGTCTGGGCGTGATGGCCCACATGGTTGGTCAGCTCCAGCAAGAGGGCAAAAACAAGCTGGGCCACGGCAGGCGAACTGTAACCTGGCACATTGGTGACGACGATGCCGCGCTCCTTTGCCGCAGCGACATCCACAATGTTGTAACCCGTGGCGGTGACGCCGATGTATTTCAGATCGGGCAAAGCCGCGATGATTTCACGGGTGACGGGAGCCTTGTTCGTGATGATGACCTCGGCCCCGGCACAACGCGCGACGGTTTCTGCCACAGGCGTGCGGTCGTGAATCTCGCATTCAGCGATGACTTGCAGAGGTGCCCAGGAGACGTCTCCGGGATTGGCGGTGTAGGCATCGAGCAGGACGATTTTCATAAAGTGGCCTGCATGATGGGCGGGCGGGCGGGCTTGGCCAGAAAGAAAGTATTCAGTATTCAAAGGGAGCGAAATCTGAATACTGAACGCCGTGCCCTGAAAAACTGTTTAAGCACTCATGATCCAGATTGATAACCTCACCATGCACTACGGCGACCTGAAGGCGCTGGACAGCCTGTCGCTGGAGATCCGCCCTGGGGAGCTGTTTGCCTTTTTAGGTCCCAATGGCGCAGGTAAAACCACGGCAATCAAGCTGCTGACAGGCCTGATGAAACCGATGAGTGGCCAGGTGCGCATCTGTGGCATTGATATCCAAAAAGAGCCGCTCAAGGCCAAGTCCATGCTGGGCTATGTGCCGGATGTTGCGGTGTTTTATGAGAAGCTGAGCGCCCCCGAATTCATGCAGTTCATCGCCGAGCTTTTCGAGATGGACGTGCGGAGGGCAGCAGCGCGCACGGACGAGCTTTTCACACAGTTTGGCCTGCATGAGCACTGCGGGCAACGGATCGAAAACCTGAGCCACGGCACACGACAGAGACTGGCCATCGCCAGCGCCTTGCTGCATGACCCAAAGGTCTTTGTCATTGATGAACCCATGGTGGGCCTGGACCCCATCCACGCCCGGGTGGTGAAGGAGGAACTCAAACGCCAGACCCAGGCCGGAGCCACGGTGCTGATGAGCACGCACCTCCTCAACATCGCTGAAGAGGTGGCGGACCGCATCGGCATCATCAACCGGGGCAAGCTGCTATTCGTCGGCACCCTGCAAGAGCTGCGTGCCGCCCATGAAAAACAGGGGCTGCGGCTGGAAGAAATCTTCCTGGAGATGGTGGGGTGAGGGCCCTCTCACCGCCACTCATGCCGCGGATAGCGACCGCGAAGCTGGGTTCGGACAGCGGGGTAACTTTCCTTCCAGAAGCGGCCAATGTCGCCCGTGGTCTGGATGGGGCGCTGGGCGGGTGAGAGGAGATGCACGGTGACGGTGACACGACCACTGGCGACCTTCGGATTTTCATTCACATCGTACATCTGCTGGAGCACGACGCTGACACTGGGCGGCTGTTTTTCATCATAGACGATGCGGGCTGATTTGCCGTTTTTGAGGTTGAGGCGCTCCGGCGCGTAGCGTTCCAAAAGATCGCGCTGCGCATGGCTGAGCCACTGGTGCAGCGCGGGAAAAACATCCTTATCCTTGAGCTGGCGGTAGGCAGTCGCCCCATGGCAGACTTGCTCGATGATGATGCGGCGGTCCTCCTCCGTGATGGGTGGGATTTCCAGGTCGGGCATCCATTTGGCCAGGCAATTCACCCGGGTGATCCACTGCTCCACTCGCTCGTTCCAAAGGGTAAGCGTGAGACGACCTGCGATGACTTCATCGGCCAGTAGGGTGGCGGCGGTGTTGTGATCAGGCTCGCCCTTTTCACGGCTGCTGAGGACGAGGCTGCGAAAACGCACCTCCTCCAGGTTCATGACACGGCGGTTCACCGCGTCATACTGGGCACGCTTGCCCACATTGAAGTCATCTGGGAAGAGTTCGCGCAGCCACTCTTCCTCTACCTTGGTGACGAGATTGAGCTGCACGGTCAGCGCCTTGCCCTGCACCTCGGTGATCTCTGAGGCGACGAGCAGACGCGGTGGCTTGATGTGGGCATCCTTGGCCAAATTTCCACTGTAACCACCGGCCACGCGATAGATGCGGCTGCCTCCGCTGGTCTCCACGCCCAAATGATCGCTAAATGCGGCTAACAAAGTTTTCGCCAAAGATTCAGCGGAAGCCACTTCGTCATTGATGACCAGTCCCGCACGCTGAGAGAGGCGGAGGAATTGATCGTAACTGCGCGCGGCCTCCCGGCAGGCCATGGCGTGGACATTGAGCGGGATGCAGGCCTGGGGATCGAAGTTCATCGCCTCCGCCCGAATGAAGGCGCGAATGAGCGCCTGGAACTCCGTGAGATCTCCTGGCTCCCAGAAATCCTCATTCTTGTGAGAAGCATTGTTTTTCCCCACCATGAGGATGTCTCGGCCTTGGGCCATGGCCGCGCAGAGAGCGGCCTCACGCACACAACCATTTTCGGAAGCCGCCATGAGCATGCGGGCAAAACGGGGGTGAGTGGGGAAGGCGGACATCTTCATCCCAATGGAAGTCAGTTTGCCATGGGCAATGGCCCCCAGATCCTGCAACAACCCTTCAGCACGAGCCAAGGCAGCTTCGGCAGGTCTTTCGAACCACTGAATGTTCAGCTTGGCCTTGTCCGATGCCACATGCAGGGCCAGCAGGGCCTCGCCTAACTCTAAGCGTTGAATCTCAGGGGCTTCACTTTCCGCACGGTGGATGTGCTCGCGCTCGGCCCACAGCCGCAGGGCAATGCCCGGCCCCAGACGTCCCGCACGCCCTGCTCGCTGCTCGGCACTGGCCCGGCTGATCTTTTGGATCGTGAGGGTATTGATGCCACGACGCGGATCGTAGCTGGCGATGCGGGCCAGCCCAGCATCCACCACGGCGCGCACCCCCTCGATGGTGAGGGACGTTTCAGCGACGTTCGTACTGACGATGATCTTCGGCTGCTCGCCGGGCGTCACGGCGGCATCCTGGTCCTGAGGGGAAAGTTCCCCATGCAGGGCGACGATGCGGCGACCTTTGGCAAAGCTGCGCCCCTGGAGGGTCATCATCGTCTTGCGGATCTCAAAGGCCCCCGGCATGAAAACGAGGATGTCGCCGCTGCTACCGAGTTCGCCCGCCAGCGCTTCACAGGCACGTGCGGCCTGTTCCCACACAGGTTCAATTTCATTCGTGCGGGCGTTTTTGTTGGGTGTTTGATAACGCACCTGCACCGGGAAAGTTCGGCCCTGAGACTCCAGCAGTTCGACAGGCTGCATGAACTCCGACAACGGGCCGGGCGTCAAGGTGGCCGACATGACGATGATCTTTAAATCGGGCCTCCGGACTCGCTGAAGCGCGATGGCCCAGGCGAGTACGAGGTCACCATCGAGATGGCGTTCGTGAAATTCATCAATGACGATGCAGCCCACCTTGGCCAGTTCGGGGTCTTCCATCAGCAGTCGCAGCATCACCCCTTCCGTCACGTAAATGAGGCGAGTATCCCGGGAGGTGACGTTGTCAAACCGCACCTGGTACCCCACCTCGCCTCCCAGGCGCGCACCGCGTTCCTTGGCCACACGCTGGGCCAGCATGCG is drawn from Prosthecobacter algae and contains these coding sequences:
- a CDS encoding (deoxy)nucleoside triphosphate pyrophosphohydrolase → MNASPAMPVDVVCAVIRRGEQILLAQRPPGKRLAGLWEFPGGKVDAGEAPEEALHRELMEELGCEVEVLQAGPPVLHEYDWGWIRLFPFVCVLSPGSAEPHPHEHTELIWVFQKNLERPDLAPADVPVVHWLCNPA
- the rfaD gene encoding ADP-glyceromanno-heptose 6-epimerase; the encoded protein is MPITPESRILVTGGAGFIGSALVWELNRRGCENIIVSDRLCTDEKWKNLVPLKFHDYVDGGDLEKHLRSSPESLGQFDVILHLGACSATTEKDADYLMRNNYELTKILCEWALSRGTRFVYASSAATYGDGAHGMDDQLENLHQLRPLNMYGYSKHLFDLHAKRTRMLNQVVGMKYFNVYGPNEDHKADMRSVVHKAYGQILNTGKVQLFKSHRPDYKDGEQMRDFLYVKDAIRMTLHLAEQTTANGLFNLGSGQAHTWVQLAQAIFAALGKEPNIEFVDMPEHLQSKYQYYTCADITKLRESGYTQDLFTLNEAVRDYVQGYLVGDKRLGDEGV
- a CDS encoding VOC family protein, translated to MLHHLSFCVSDLARSSAFYDAVLGALGYVQVWADDTAVGYGVVGGEDQFAIKLRPGPVTVPKSGFHVAFVAASREAVVNFHAEALRHGGAGQRGAGAVP
- a CDS encoding glutamate--tRNA ligase, with translation MIRVRFAPSPTGDLHVGGARTALFNWLFARKNGGTFILRIEDTDGARNTEEASAGILKGLKWLGLDWDEGPEKGGDYGPYYQSQRKDIYDRYLARLTADGRTYVEENGAVRFKFSRTAITVHDLVCGDVTFAPTEEPDMTLRRPDGSYIFHFVNVVDDIEMKMTHVFRGEDHLSNTWKHIDLFNAFGATPPTYAHIPLILNSDSSKMSKRDAGSAIESSYMNGGFLPDAVFNYLCLLGWTPRTEAEVLDRTTLTSLFEPAEIHSSNARFDMQKCSWFNAQYLRALSPENLFAAARPFLDKAGLVITDEAVAAAAVYSVKEKVSLLTEIPDWVHYFFREDYPFEADVVTKLKAKPENPALLQAAAAAFAALTEWTEASVHTAIEDAAKGASVKPGALMPLLRFALSGQSRGPGVSTIAHLIGQASTLGRIQRTLAL
- a CDS encoding GntR family transcriptional regulator; the encoded protein is MPKSLPKPAADTNPVAIPTKQRAVYDALRAEIMGGRLQPGEVLVIDALAKRFQVSIIPVREALRQLQSERLVEIRAHTGVRVTPVDVSALVEIFALLGALETASAIHALPRMTEVDLAELDAILHTLETTAISGDTAGFEQANRQFHLLPCRIAGFTRAEQGLQSILAEWERLHRLAFQGTQPPSPEQANKDHRAIVRAFRQGDVEKLTQVIQRHNATALSHYQKLMK
- a CDS encoding Gfo/Idh/MocA family oxidoreductase, whose translation is MSIQRIGIILNGVTGRMGTNQHLVRSILAIIRQGGIKVSDELTLMPDPILTGRSASKLQELAAKHSCEKTGPLKTSTDLAAVLADPAYPIFFDASGTLHRARFVEMAAAAGKAVYCEKPTAVETAEALRLAEVCEKAGIKNGVVQDKLWLPGLRKLALLKSQGFFGRILSVRGEFGYWVFTGEHEGQPAQRPSWNYRKADGGGIIVDMLCHWRYVIDNLFGEVTAVSCLGATHIPQRVDEKGETYNCDTDDSCYATFETADNVVCQFNSSWNVRVRRDDLLTLQVDGTHGSAMVGLRKCWFQSMAGTPKPVWNPDIDSPINHYNHWQEVPDTAEYDNAFKIQWEMFIKHVALDTPFRWTLREGAKGVQLAELGLQSWAERKWLNVPKI
- a CDS encoding D-2-hydroxyacid dehydrogenase, with the protein product MKIVLLDAYTANPGDVSWAPLQVIAECEIHDRTPVAETVARCAGAEVIITNKAPVTREIIAALPDLKYIGVTATGYNIVDVAAAKERGIVVTNVPGYSSPAVAQLVFALLLELTNHVGHHAQTVAEGRWQACPDFCYWDYPIIELSGRTLGIIGYGDIGAAVGRIAVAFGMKVLASKRDWKTSPPDGVTPASIDEVFAQSDAISLHCPLTDATKHLVNGRTLGLMKESAFIINTGRGPLVDEAALAAALNSGRIAGAGLDVLSVEPPKDGNPLIGAKNCLITPHIGWASREARIRLIAATASNLQAFLDGKPVNVVG
- a CDS encoding ABC transporter ATP-binding protein, with protein sequence MIQIDNLTMHYGDLKALDSLSLEIRPGELFAFLGPNGAGKTTAIKLLTGLMKPMSGQVRICGIDIQKEPLKAKSMLGYVPDVAVFYEKLSAPEFMQFIAELFEMDVRRAAARTDELFTQFGLHEHCGQRIENLSHGTRQRLAIASALLHDPKVFVIDEPMVGLDPIHARVVKEELKRQTQAGATVLMSTHLLNIAEEVADRIGIINRGKLLFVGTLQELRAAHEKQGLRLEEIFLEMVG
- the hrpB gene encoding ATP-dependent helicase HrpB, with translation MPAPAALPIFEIRDAVVSCLHDPKVPNMLIKAPTGSGKSTQVPQFVLDAGILKEGQRCIVLQPRRIAARMLAQRVAKERGARLGGEVGYQVRFDNVTSRDTRLIYVTEGVMLRLLMEDPELAKVGCIVIDEFHERHLDGDLVLAWAIALQRVRRPDLKIIVMSATLTPGPLSEFMQPVELLESQGRTFPVQVRYQTPNKNARTNEIEPVWEQAARACEALAGELGSSGDILVFMPGAFEIRKTMMTLQGRSFAKGRRIVALHGELSPQDQDAAVTPGEQPKIIVSTNVAETSLTIEGVRAVVDAGLARIASYDPRRGINTLTIQKISRASAEQRAGRAGRLGPGIALRLWAEREHIHRAESEAPEIQRLELGEALLALHVASDKAKLNIQWFERPAEAALARAEGLLQDLGAIAHGKLTSIGMKMSAFPTHPRFARMLMAASENGCVREAALCAAMAQGRDILMVGKNNASHKNEDFWEPGDLTEFQALIRAFIRAEAMNFDPQACIPLNVHAMACREAARSYDQFLRLSQRAGLVINDEVASAESLAKTLLAAFSDHLGVETSGGSRIYRVAGGYSGNLAKDAHIKPPRLLVASEITEVQGKALTVQLNLVTKVEEEWLRELFPDDFNVGKRAQYDAVNRRVMNLEEVRFRSLVLSSREKGEPDHNTAATLLADEVIAGRLTLTLWNERVEQWITRVNCLAKWMPDLEIPPITEEDRRIIIEQVCHGATAYRQLKDKDVFPALHQWLSHAQRDLLERYAPERLNLKNGKSARIVYDEKQPPSVSVVLQQMYDVNENPKVASGRVTVTVHLLSPAQRPIQTTGDIGRFWKESYPAVRTQLRGRYPRHEWR